The following proteins come from a genomic window of Maribacter sp. HTCC2170:
- a CDS encoding Crp/Fnr family transcriptional regulator produces MLKELQENYGHLLEEELISEIIETGTVKEIHEGHKLMEIGDYVKSMPLLISGVIKVLREDGEGDELLLYFLEHGDTCAMTLTCCMGHTKSEIRALAETDTKLIMVPVQKMEEWLAKYSSWRNFVLQSYHNRLNELLETVDSIAFMKMDERLLKYLKDKARVNNDNTITTTHQHIAYELHTSRVVVSRLLKKLENLGRIELHRNQIKLIAN; encoded by the coding sequence ATGCTAAAGGAATTACAAGAGAATTACGGACACCTTTTAGAGGAAGAATTGATTTCTGAAATAATTGAAACAGGAACCGTTAAAGAGATTCATGAAGGGCATAAACTTATGGAAATAGGTGATTATGTAAAGTCGATGCCATTATTGATTTCGGGGGTAATTAAAGTACTTCGTGAAGATGGTGAAGGTGATGAGCTGTTGTTGTATTTTCTTGAACATGGGGACACCTGTGCAATGACGCTTACCTGTTGTATGGGGCACACTAAAAGTGAGATTAGGGCCTTGGCAGAAACCGATACCAAATTGATCATGGTCCCTGTTCAAAAAATGGAAGAATGGCTTGCCAAATATAGCAGCTGGCGAAATTTTGTTTTACAGAGTTATCACAATAGGTTAAATGAATTGTTGGAGACCGTTGATAGCATTGCATTTATGAAAATGGATGAAAGACTCCTCAAATACCTTAAAGACAAAGCTCGTGTAAATAATGATAATACTATTACCACTACTCATCAACATATAGCTTATGAGTTGCATACCTCCAGAGTTGTAGTCTCCCGATTACTTAAGAAATTGGAGAACTTAGGCAGGATAGAACTGCATAGAAACCAGATAAAACTTATTGCAAATTAA
- a CDS encoding MBL fold metallo-hydrolase has protein sequence MRIEQIYTGCLAHAAYYIESKGEAAIFDPLREVQPYIDRANKDNAKVKYVFETHFHADFVSGHLDLKKKTGAQIVFGPTANPNYDALIAEDNQIFELGDYKIKVLHTPGHTMESTTYLLIDENDKQHGIITGDTLFIGDVGRPDLAQHVVSELTEEKLAGHLFDSLRNKIMPLDDKLIVYPNHGAGSACGKMMSKETTDTLGHQKKVNYALRADMTKDEFIKELLTGLTAPPGYFPQNVLMNISGYESLDAIIERGQKPLSPEAFEIAANETGALMLDTRNPDDFAKGYVPNSINIGLNGNFAQWVGEMIPDVKQEILLITYPDKEEEAMTRLSRVGYDHTIGFLKGGFKNWKGSKKRFETIARITSDVYAKAYHAEMPLVFDVRKKSEYDSEHVKGSINIPLNEINKHLQEFPKEVPFVVYCAGGFRSMIAASILKQRGWDDFVDVTEGYAGISKTNIDRTDYVCPTTML, from the coding sequence ATGAGAATTGAACAAATATATACGGGATGTTTGGCCCATGCAGCCTATTATATCGAGAGCAAAGGCGAAGCTGCCATCTTTGATCCATTACGAGAGGTTCAGCCTTATATTGATAGGGCCAATAAGGATAATGCCAAAGTTAAATACGTTTTTGAAACCCATTTTCACGCTGATTTTGTGAGTGGTCATCTGGATCTTAAGAAAAAAACAGGTGCTCAGATAGTATTCGGCCCAACAGCTAACCCAAATTATGATGCCCTTATTGCTGAGGACAATCAAATATTTGAGCTAGGGGATTATAAAATAAAAGTGCTGCATACACCTGGTCATACCATGGAGAGCACAACATATTTGTTAATCGATGAGAATGATAAACAGCATGGCATTATTACAGGTGACACCTTATTTATTGGTGATGTGGGTAGACCAGATTTAGCACAGCATGTGGTTTCTGAATTAACGGAAGAAAAGTTGGCTGGCCATTTGTTCGACTCGCTGCGTAACAAGATCATGCCATTGGATGACAAGTTGATTGTTTATCCGAATCATGGCGCAGGTTCTGCTTGTGGAAAAATGATGAGTAAGGAAACCACCGATACACTTGGGCATCAGAAAAAAGTGAATTATGCCTTGCGAGCAGATATGACCAAGGACGAGTTCATAAAAGAACTTCTTACTGGCCTAACAGCCCCTCCAGGTTATTTTCCTCAAAATGTGTTGATGAATATATCTGGCTATGAAAGCTTGGATGCGATAATTGAAAGAGGCCAAAAACCGCTGTCTCCTGAAGCTTTTGAAATAGCTGCAAATGAAACAGGTGCTTTGATGTTGGATACTCGAAACCCCGATGACTTTGCTAAAGGATATGTCCCTAATAGCATTAATATAGGATTAAACGGCAATTTCGCACAATGGGTTGGTGAAATGATACCCGATGTTAAACAAGAAATACTTCTTATTACCTATCCTGATAAAGAAGAAGAGGCCATGACAAGATTGTCAAGGGTAGGTTATGATCATACGATAGGATTCTTAAAAGGTGGTTTTAAAAATTGGAAAGGCTCGAAAAAAAGGTTTGAAACGATTGCAAGGATTACTTCAGATGTTTACGCAAAAGCGTATCATGCCGAAATGCCCTTGGTCTTTGATGTGCGAAAGAAAAGTGAGTATGATTCTGAACATGTAAAAGGTTCTATCAATATTCCTTTAAATGAAATAAATAAGCATTTACAAGAATTTCCGAAAGAAGTTCCTTTTGTGGTTTATTGCGCCGGTGGTTTCCGAAGTATGATCGCTGCCTCTATATTAAAACAAAGAGGCTGGGATGATTTTGTTGATGTAACCGAAGGGTACGCAGGAATTTCCAAAACCAATATAGATAGAACAGATTACGTTTGTCCTACTACGATGTTATAA
- a CDS encoding rhodanese-like domain-containing protein: MSFLSSLFGGSALNSDKFEILDTEAFRAAIKQKKVQLVDVRTPREYKGGHIGKAINIDFFQGGSFKQAFEKLDKNKPVYLYCRSGSRSKKAAQKILDMGFEMVYDLKGGFMAWS, encoded by the coding sequence ATGTCATTTTTAAGTTCACTTTTTGGCGGTAGCGCCCTTAATTCAGATAAATTCGAAATTCTGGATACCGAGGCGTTTAGGGCTGCGATTAAACAAAAGAAAGTTCAATTGGTTGATGTTAGGACACCAAGAGAATATAAAGGTGGTCACATTGGAAAGGCCATAAATATAGATTTTTTCCAAGGTGGTAGTTTTAAGCAAGCTTTTGAAAAATTGGATAAAAATAAGCCAGTTTACCTTTACTGCAGATCTGGTAGCAGAAGTAAAAAAGCTGCTCAAAAGATATTGGATATGGGCTTTGAAATGGTGTATGACCTCAAAGGAGGGTTTATGGCTTGGTCCTAA
- a CDS encoding heavy-metal-associated domain-containing protein: MKATIIVQNLKCGGCARTITNKVSELENISDVQVFPNTSTVSFAYEDSSDAIRVKDKLKDLGYPSIDSKNTIASKAKSFVSCATGKMSK, encoded by the coding sequence ATGAAGGCTACAATAATTGTACAAAACTTAAAGTGTGGTGGTTGCGCGAGGACCATTACGAACAAAGTATCTGAACTAGAGAATATCTCTGATGTTCAGGTTTTTCCCAACACGTCGACAGTTTCGTTCGCATACGAAGATTCAAGTGATGCAATAAGGGTAAAGGATAAGTTAAAGGATCTTGGATACCCATCTATTGACAGTAAGAATACCATAGCCTCAAAAGCAAAATCTTTTGTTAGCTGTGCTACTGGGAAAATGTCAAAATGA
- a CDS encoding glycoside hydrolase family 2 TIM barrel-domain containing protein produces the protein MKKIAYLVFGFLIFIGCKKEPLIAVAKQENHYNHEIFEENKLPPRASFFGFETIDVENKELSKRFKNLNGDWKFHFVKDPKQRPTTFQNQQYDDSEWATIPVPANWEVEGYDYPIYLDERYPFETQWPQIPNDYNPVGTYRKEIELSEDYLKEDIIIHFAGAKSAMYLYINGGYVGYSQGSKTPAEFNITKYLEKGNNLIAIQMFRWSDASYLESQDMIRMSGIERDVYLYSRPKVFISDYHTYTNLDDTYTDGIFNGTITFNNRSNLINTRNVKLELFDGTIPVLKEEKQLIIPKQSKTDVVFEDIIKGVKKWSAEKPNLYQLHISLTDTINPKNNQFIKRNVGFKKVEIRNSQVLLNGKPIYIKGVDRHETDPYSGHVVSRESMEKDIKLMKQNNINAVRSSHYPNDPYWLDLCDTYGLYVVDEANIESHPLAIDEKTQIGNELSWYKAHLSRTQRMYYRDRNHPSIYSWSLGNEAGEGEIFRSTYQWLKRADDNRIVQYEPAGKEDYTDLYCPMYPKPEYLIEHGKSDSDKPSIMIEYAHAMGNSVGNLQDYWDIIEKYPNLQGGFIWDWVDQSLEYKNEDDIPYLAYGQDFHPNLPTDGNFLNNGLVDPYRNPHPHLSEVKKVYEPVQFTYTPNGNVIIENKNFFTNLSDKEISIKVLKNGKETQNQVKTNLSVQPRQSKLIHFDEIPTVYESGNEYILEVSLIQKEATQLIPKGHEIAWDQFILNKVVHSTKEAIKGEALSINSSATEIEISNNNINLKIDAKSGEINSWKYGGKEVTTQPIRPNFWRPPTDNDLGNGMDKWAKIWQDANYDYTAKLITSPKENKGEITYLVEYETPDNGAKVAVWYMINPKGEIKLDYEFTPVKKELPNIPRLGMYMTLAKDFQEVKWYGNGPNESYWDRKTGVKTGLYSGNTHDQFHRYPRPQETGNKTDVRWMELASNSIKLKVVSNELLNLSVWPFEMSEIDFNSDEAGKSASGLVPVTKKHGAEIKIGETVQWNIDFKQMGVGGDTSWGRLVHDKYVISPKPYKYSFTVIPSNLK, from the coding sequence ATGAAAAAAATAGCTTATTTAGTTTTTGGTTTTTTAATTTTTATCGGTTGCAAAAAAGAACCCTTGATTGCCGTTGCGAAACAAGAAAACCACTACAATCATGAAATTTTTGAGGAAAACAAGCTACCCCCAAGAGCCTCCTTTTTTGGATTTGAAACTATTGATGTTGAAAATAAGGAGCTATCAAAACGGTTTAAGAATTTAAATGGGGATTGGAAATTCCATTTTGTAAAGGATCCAAAGCAAAGACCCACCACTTTTCAAAATCAACAATATGATGACTCAGAATGGGCAACCATTCCTGTACCGGCCAATTGGGAAGTTGAAGGTTATGATTACCCCATTTACCTAGATGAGCGTTATCCTTTTGAAACTCAATGGCCTCAAATACCCAATGATTATAATCCCGTAGGGACTTACAGAAAAGAAATAGAATTAAGTGAGGACTATCTTAAAGAAGATATTATCATACATTTCGCAGGCGCCAAATCTGCAATGTACCTATATATAAACGGAGGTTATGTTGGGTATTCTCAAGGTAGTAAGACTCCGGCTGAATTCAATATTACCAAATACCTTGAAAAAGGCAACAACTTGATTGCCATACAGATGTTCAGATGGAGTGATGCCAGTTATTTGGAAAGTCAGGATATGATACGAATGAGCGGCATTGAACGTGATGTTTACCTCTATTCCAGACCAAAAGTTTTTATCTCGGACTATCATACTTATACCAATTTAGACGACACCTACACCGATGGTATTTTTAATGGGACAATTACGTTCAACAACCGCTCAAATTTAATTAATACGAGAAATGTAAAACTGGAATTGTTTGATGGGACAATCCCTGTTCTCAAAGAGGAAAAACAACTCATTATTCCAAAACAATCGAAAACCGATGTGGTATTCGAAGACATCATCAAGGGAGTTAAAAAATGGTCTGCTGAAAAACCTAACTTATATCAATTACACATATCCTTGACTGATACAATCAATCCTAAAAACAATCAATTTATAAAAAGAAATGTTGGTTTCAAAAAGGTAGAGATCAGAAACAGTCAAGTTTTGCTCAATGGCAAACCCATCTATATCAAAGGTGTTGATAGGCACGAAACAGACCCTTACTCTGGTCATGTGGTGTCAAGGGAATCTATGGAAAAAGACATTAAATTGATGAAGCAAAACAATATCAACGCCGTACGCAGTTCCCATTACCCCAACGATCCTTACTGGTTGGATCTCTGTGACACTTATGGTCTTTATGTTGTTGATGAAGCCAATATTGAAAGTCACCCATTGGCAATTGACGAAAAAACGCAGATAGGCAATGAACTGTCTTGGTATAAAGCACATTTATCAAGAACCCAGCGCATGTACTACCGTGATAGAAACCATCCTAGTATTTATTCCTGGTCGTTGGGCAATGAAGCCGGTGAAGGCGAAATTTTCAGGTCTACGTATCAATGGTTAAAGCGAGCTGATGACAATAGAATAGTGCAATATGAACCCGCAGGCAAGGAAGATTATACGGATCTCTACTGCCCCATGTATCCAAAACCTGAATATTTGATTGAGCATGGAAAATCAGATTCTGATAAGCCTTCAATTATGATAGAATATGCTCATGCCATGGGCAATTCCGTTGGAAATTTGCAGGATTATTGGGACATCATAGAAAAATACCCAAATTTACAAGGCGGTTTCATTTGGGACTGGGTTGACCAGAGTTTGGAATACAAAAATGAAGATGATATACCTTATTTGGCGTATGGTCAAGACTTTCATCCAAATTTACCAACAGATGGCAATTTTTTGAACAATGGGTTGGTAGACCCATACCGTAATCCACATCCGCATTTGTCCGAAGTAAAAAAAGTATATGAGCCAGTACAGTTTACATATACCCCAAACGGAAACGTAATTATAGAAAATAAGAACTTCTTCACGAATCTATCCGATAAGGAAATCAGTATTAAGGTATTGAAAAACGGTAAAGAAACACAGAACCAAGTAAAAACCAATTTGAGTGTTCAACCAAGACAATCAAAGCTTATCCATTTTGACGAAATACCTACGGTTTATGAATCTGGAAATGAATATATTCTTGAAGTAAGTTTGATACAGAAAGAAGCCACCCAGCTGATTCCCAAAGGTCATGAAATTGCTTGGGACCAGTTTATCCTGAACAAAGTGGTACATAGTACCAAAGAAGCTATAAAAGGAGAGGCTTTAAGTATTAATTCCTCGGCAACGGAAATTGAAATCTCAAATAATAACATCAATCTCAAAATTGATGCTAAATCTGGTGAAATCAACTCATGGAAATATGGTGGAAAGGAAGTAACAACCCAGCCTATTCGACCCAATTTTTGGAGACCACCAACAGATAACGATTTAGGAAATGGCATGGATAAATGGGCCAAAATATGGCAAGATGCCAACTATGATTATACAGCAAAATTGATTACATCCCCCAAAGAGAACAAGGGTGAAATCACCTATCTAGTTGAATATGAAACTCCCGACAATGGTGCTAAAGTAGCTGTATGGTATATGATAAACCCAAAAGGAGAAATAAAATTGGATTATGAGTTCACACCGGTAAAAAAGGAATTACCAAACATTCCCCGATTGGGAATGTATATGACGTTGGCCAAAGATTTTCAGGAAGTTAAATGGTATGGAAATGGGCCCAATGAAAGCTACTGGGACCGAAAAACCGGAGTTAAAACCGGACTCTATTCAGGAAATACACATGACCAATTCCATCGTTATCCTCGACCTCAGGAAACAGGTAACAAAACAGATGTGCGTTGGATGGAACTAGCATCAAATTCGATAAAACTCAAAGTGGTTTCAAACGAATTATTGAATTTAAGTGTATGGCCTTTCGAAATGTCTGAAATTGACTTTAATAGTGATGAAGCTGGTAAGTCAGCCTCGGGACTGGTTCCCGTAACGAAAAAACATGGTGCGGAAATAAAAATAGGTGAAACAGTACAGTGGAACATTGATTTTAAACAGATGGGGGT
- a CDS encoding DUF3365 domain-containing protein, whose translation MMNKIFPFILTILFVTVSCKDSKKSEYSTSDKADSQEIVTTEEHPGKKIMETECYICHDATTPEESRIAPPMIAIKTRYTIANTSKEEFVEQMWDFVSDPTEEKAVMYGALSKFGVMPYQAFPEEKIKLIAEYMYDNEIAKPEWFEEHYRKEHGEGQGQGMGRRKGQGKQQRIGQNKTSANYSDIGLKYALSTKAQLGKNLIRALDKKGPDGAVEFCNIEAMKLTDSISVMHNAIIKRVSDKPRNPLNKANTKELGHIAAFKTMLKAGADIEPILEEINGDVNFYYPITTNTMCLQCHGTSKEQISTSTLETLRRLYPKDKAIGYDVGQVRGIWSINFAKNSIE comes from the coding sequence ATGATGAATAAAATATTTCCTTTCATTTTAACAATTCTATTTGTTACAGTAAGTTGTAAAGACTCCAAAAAATCGGAATATTCTACTTCAGATAAAGCAGATTCTCAGGAGATCGTTACTACGGAAGAACATCCTGGCAAGAAGATTATGGAAACCGAGTGTTATATCTGTCATGATGCAACTACTCCTGAGGAATCTCGGATTGCTCCCCCTATGATTGCCATTAAGACTCGTTACACCATTGCAAATACCTCTAAGGAGGAATTTGTGGAACAAATGTGGGATTTCGTCAGTGACCCTACCGAAGAAAAAGCCGTAATGTATGGTGCATTAAGTAAGTTTGGTGTCATGCCATATCAAGCTTTTCCCGAGGAAAAAATCAAGTTGATAGCGGAATATATGTACGACAATGAAATTGCCAAACCTGAATGGTTTGAAGAACATTATAGAAAAGAGCATGGAGAAGGCCAAGGACAAGGAATGGGCAGAAGGAAAGGTCAAGGTAAACAGCAGCGAATTGGGCAAAATAAAACAAGTGCCAATTATTCTGACATTGGATTAAAATATGCTTTGTCAACAAAGGCACAACTTGGAAAAAACCTCATAAGAGCATTAGATAAAAAAGGACCCGATGGCGCTGTCGAATTTTGCAACATTGAGGCCATGAAACTCACGGATAGCATATCAGTAATGCATAATGCTATAATTAAGAGGGTGTCAGATAAGCCAAGGAATCCACTAAACAAGGCAAATACCAAGGAGTTAGGTCATATTGCTGCTTTTAAAACAATGCTAAAAGCTGGTGCTGATATAGAACCTATTTTGGAAGAAATAAACGGAGATGTCAATTTCTATTATCCCATAACTACAAATACAATGTGTCTACAGTGTCATGGAACATCCAAAGAGCAAATCAGCACTTCAACTTTAGAGACCTTAAGAAGGTTGTACCCCAAAGATAAGGCAATAGGATAC
- a CDS encoding aminotransferase class III-fold pyridoxal phosphate-dependent enzyme: MPSYSSIKVSTIQAENLALKLFNIKAKAHALPGELDFNFRLKIDGKNGYVLKVSRPNEDVDYLDFQQKLLQHIESKKLIVVAPKVSKDIHGNSIADWKDDEGNIRKVRVLSWVSGRIWSAVNPQLDDLRFSLGEQCGLLTSALSGFNHPMASRDFEWDVAQSLWTKAHLNLFKGDRSEIITYFQNEFEKRQGSYTNLRKLVVHNDANDNNVIVSNSLDNPKVLAAIDYGDAIRTQIINDVAICCAYAIMNHNDPLQAALPIIAGYHSSFSLQEYELEHLYTAIAMRLVISVTKSALNKVEEPDNEYLLISEKPAWEVLEKWRIISEDFAHYSFRSACGYAPHPNEEEFKKWANSNSFDLNSLFPTSNVDGVFPLDLSVSSSWVGHQNEFNDLELFQFKIDKLQKEHPEKIIAGGYLEPRALYTSSEYDKIGNNGKECRTMHLGIDFWLPANTPVHTMFDGEVIIAVNDEGDKEYGGLVVLKHAFDSRPFYTLYGHLSVASATNHKIGERLNSGEQIGVLGDFPENGNWAPHLHFQLMLSMLNFTKDFPGVAYLNQLEVWQSLCPNPSSLFDFAELEAKPVISNDELINYRKQHLGKGLSLQYKIPIKMVRGNGQYLMDQFGRSYLDTVNNVAHVGHEHQRVVKAGQSQMALINTNSRYLHENINLLAKELLKTLPKELSVLHFVNSGSEANELAIRMVKAVTGEKDIIASEVGYHGNANMCIDISSYKFDGKGGKGAPEHTHIFPLPDAFRGKYRGANTGEKYAREVQNQINIIHEAKRGVGAFIIEPIISCGGQIELPDGFLMQAYKYVREAGGICISDEVQVGCGRLGKTFWGFQLHNVIPDIVTIGKPLGNGHPLAAVACTQEVGEKFANGMEYFNTFGGNPVSCAIGTEVLRVVKDEGLQKNALEVGEFLKKELKKLAEEFPIIGDVRGQGLFLGIELVNTTMNPLAKKTAYLANRMKDHGILMSTDGPDHNVLKIKPPIVFSKENAEELILYLDKIFREDFMQL; the protein is encoded by the coding sequence ATGCCCAGTTATTCCTCTATAAAAGTATCTACAATTCAAGCCGAAAATCTGGCTTTAAAATTATTTAATATTAAAGCCAAGGCTCATGCCTTACCAGGTGAATTGGACTTTAATTTTAGATTGAAGATTGATGGTAAGAATGGTTATGTTTTAAAAGTGTCAAGACCAAATGAAGATGTTGATTATCTTGATTTTCAACAAAAATTACTACAACATATTGAAAGTAAAAAGTTGATTGTTGTAGCACCTAAAGTAAGTAAGGATATTCATGGAAATTCGATTGCCGATTGGAAAGATGATGAAGGAAACATAAGAAAAGTTAGAGTACTTAGTTGGGTTTCAGGTAGAATTTGGAGTGCCGTAAATCCACAATTGGATGACCTGCGTTTTAGTTTGGGAGAACAATGTGGGCTTCTTACCTCCGCTTTGTCTGGTTTTAATCACCCCATGGCCAGTCGCGATTTTGAATGGGATGTTGCTCAGTCACTTTGGACAAAGGCACATTTGAATCTGTTTAAGGGAGATAGAAGTGAAATCATTACATACTTTCAAAACGAATTTGAAAAAAGGCAAGGTTCCTATACAAATCTGAGAAAATTAGTCGTTCATAACGATGCCAACGACAATAATGTTATAGTAAGCAACTCATTGGATAATCCTAAGGTATTGGCCGCCATAGATTATGGTGATGCGATACGAACCCAGATCATCAATGATGTTGCTATTTGCTGTGCCTATGCCATAATGAACCACAATGACCCCTTGCAAGCGGCCCTTCCCATTATAGCAGGGTATCATAGTTCTTTTTCCTTACAGGAATATGAACTGGAACATTTGTATACCGCAATAGCCATGCGCTTAGTAATATCGGTTACCAAATCGGCTCTCAACAAAGTTGAAGAACCAGATAACGAATATCTTCTGATCAGTGAAAAACCAGCTTGGGAAGTACTTGAAAAATGGAGAATTATAAGTGAAGACTTTGCTCATTATAGTTTTAGGTCAGCCTGCGGGTATGCGCCACATCCAAATGAAGAAGAATTCAAGAAATGGGCAAATAGCAACAGTTTTGATTTGAATTCATTATTTCCAACAAGTAATGTGGATGGTGTGTTTCCACTGGATTTAAGCGTTTCAAGCTCTTGGGTTGGTCATCAAAACGAATTTAATGACCTTGAATTATTTCAGTTTAAAATTGACAAACTTCAAAAAGAGCATCCAGAAAAAATAATTGCCGGTGGTTATTTAGAACCAAGAGCATTATACACTTCCTCAGAATATGATAAAATTGGAAACAATGGAAAGGAATGTAGAACTATGCATTTGGGAATTGATTTTTGGTTACCAGCCAATACCCCAGTGCATACAATGTTTGATGGAGAAGTCATTATTGCTGTAAATGACGAAGGGGATAAAGAATATGGCGGATTGGTAGTTTTAAAACATGCCTTTGACAGCCGTCCATTTTATACACTTTATGGGCATCTTTCGGTGGCTAGTGCCACAAATCATAAAATTGGTGAGAGATTAAATTCAGGTGAGCAAATTGGCGTTTTAGGTGATTTTCCTGAAAATGGAAATTGGGCGCCCCATCTTCATTTTCAACTCATGCTTTCAATGTTGAATTTCACCAAGGATTTTCCTGGTGTAGCCTATCTTAACCAATTGGAAGTTTGGCAAAGCCTCTGCCCTAACCCTAGTTCACTGTTCGATTTTGCAGAATTAGAAGCTAAACCGGTCATTTCAAATGATGAATTAATAAACTATCGAAAACAACATTTGGGCAAAGGCCTTAGTCTACAATATAAAATACCTATTAAAATGGTTCGGGGCAACGGGCAATACCTAATGGATCAGTTTGGACGTAGTTACCTAGATACCGTAAATAATGTGGCACATGTGGGTCACGAACACCAAAGGGTTGTAAAAGCCGGCCAATCGCAAATGGCACTTATCAATACAAACTCGCGCTACTTACATGAAAACATCAACCTATTGGCTAAAGAACTGCTCAAAACACTTCCTAAAGAGTTAAGTGTATTGCATTTTGTCAATTCCGGTAGTGAGGCCAATGAACTGGCCATACGAATGGTCAAAGCGGTAACTGGTGAGAAAGATATAATCGCTTCTGAAGTGGGATACCACGGCAATGCTAATATGTGCATTGACATTAGTTCCTACAAATTTGATGGTAAGGGTGGAAAAGGTGCTCCAGAACATACACATATTTTTCCTTTACCAGATGCATTTAGAGGAAAATACCGGGGAGCTAATACAGGAGAAAAATATGCCCGGGAAGTACAAAACCAGATAAACATCATACATGAAGCGAAACGTGGCGTTGGTGCATTCATTATTGAACCTATAATAAGTTGTGGAGGACAAATTGAACTGCCTGATGGTTTTCTAATGCAAGCATACAAATATGTCCGGGAAGCGGGCGGAATTTGTATTTCAGATGAAGTGCAAGTAGGTTGTGGAAGACTTGGAAAGACCTTTTGGGGCTTTCAATTGCATAATGTTATTCCAGATATTGTCACTATTGGCAAACCACTAGGTAATGGGCATCCGCTCGCGGCTGTAGCCTGCACCCAAGAAGTTGGAGAGAAATTTGCAAACGGAATGGAATATTTTAATACGTTCGGAGGAAACCCTGTTTCTTGCGCAATTGGAACTGAAGTTTTAAGGGTGGTTAAAGACGAAGGACTCCAGAAAAACGCCCTGGAAGTTGGAGAATTCTTAAAAAAGGAACTGAAGAAGTTGGCCGAAGAGTTTCCAATCATTGGGGATGTACGCGGTCAAGGTCTTTTTTTAGGAATAGAACTGGTAAATACAACTATGAATCCATTGGCCAAAAAAACAGCTTATCTCGCCAATAGAATGAAAGACCATGGAATTCTAATGAGTACCGATGGTCCTGACCATAATGTTTTAAAAATCAAACCTCCAATAGTTTTCAGCAAAGAGAACGCAGAAGAATTGATATTATATTTGGACAAAATCTTCAGAGAAGACTTTATGCAACTTTAG